Proteins encoded together in one Benincasa hispida cultivar B227 chromosome 1, ASM972705v1, whole genome shotgun sequence window:
- the LOC120068890 gene encoding methionine aminopeptidase 2B isoform X1, producing MIAIAATNLFPTMADDNHTDVPVPEDGASEPSNGNEQDSVELAPKSQKDEDDVKEGTKKKKKKNKSKKKKEVPQQTDPPTIPIVDLFPSGDFPEGEIQQYKDDNLWRTTSEEKRELERLEKPIYNSVRRAAEVHRQVRKYIRSIVKPGMLMTDLCETLENTVRKLISENGLQAGIAFPTGCSLNWVAAHWTPNTGDKTVLQYDDVMKLDFGTHIDGCIVDCAFTVAFNPMFDPLLEASREATNTGIKESGIDVRLCDVGAAIQEVMESYEVEINGKVYQVKSIRNLNGHSIGRYQIHAGKSVPIVKGGEQTKMEEGEFFAIETFGSTGKGYVREDLECSHYMKNFDVGHVPLRLPRAKQLLATINNYFSTLAFCRRYLDRLGETKYLMALKNLCDTGIVQAYPPLCDSKGSYVSQFEHTILLRPTCKEVISRGEDY from the exons ATGATAGCAATCGCCGCCACGAACCTTTTTCCAACTATGGCTGACGATAATCACACTGACGTTCCTGTCCCTGAAGATGGGGCTTCTGAACCCAGTAATGGGAATGAACAGGATTCTGTCGAACTTGCTCCGAAGTCACAAAAGGATGAAGATGATGTGAAAG AAGggacaaagaaaaagaagaagaaaaataaaagcaa GAAAAAGAAAGAGGTGCCTCAACAGACGGATCCACCAACTATTCCCATTGTTGATCTTTTCCCATCAGGGGATTTTCCAGAGGGTGAAATTCAACAGTACAAGGATGA TAACCTGTGGAGGACTACATCTGAGGAGAAGAGGGAGTTGGAGCGTCTTGAAAAGCCAATCTACAATTCTGTTCGACGAGCAGCTGAAGTTCATCGTCAG GTAAGAAAATACATAAGAAGCATAGTGAAGCCAGGGATGTTAATGACTGACCTGTGTGAGACATTAGAAAACACGGTTAGAAAGCTAATATCGGAGAATGGCTTGCAAGCAGGCATAGCATTTCCTACAGGATGTTCTTTGAACTG GGTTGCTGCTCATTGGACCCCTAACACCGGAGATAAGACTGTGCTTCAGTATGATGATGTAATGAAATTGGATTTTGGGACACATATTGATG GATGCATAGTTGATTGTGCATTTACAGTTGCATTCAATCCTATGTTTGATCCACTACTCGAAGCCTCACGTGAAGCAACTAACACTGGCATTAAG GAGTCTGGAATCGACGTACGACTTTGTGATGTTGGTGCTGCAATCCAGGAGGTTATGGAGTCTTATGAGGTTGAAATTAATGGAAAGGTGTATCAAG TCAAAAGCATTCGAAATTTGAATGGACATAGCATTGGTCGTTACCAGATCCATGCCGGTAAATCTGTTCCTATTGTGAAAGGAGGGGAGCAAACCAAAATGGAAGAGGGCGAATTCTTTGCAATTGAAACTTTTGGATCAACTG GGAAaggatatgttagagaagatcTTGAATGTAGTCATTACATGAAGAACTTTGATGTGGGCCATGTTCCACTGAGGTTGCCAAGAGCCAAGCAACTGTTGGCGACCATTAATAATTACTTCTCAACGTTGGCATTCTGTCGACGATATTTGGATCGCCTCGGGGAGACTAAGTATCTTATGGCATTAAAGAATTTGTGTGATACTGGCATTGTTCAG GCCTATCCTCCATTGTGTGATTCCAAGGGCAGCTATGTTTCTCAGTTTGAGCATACCATTTTACTGAGGCCAACCTGCAAAGAAGTGATTTCCAGAGGTGAAGATTATTAA
- the LOC120068890 gene encoding methionine aminopeptidase 2B isoform X2 — MADDNHTDVPVPEDGASEPSNGNEQDSVELAPKSQKDEDDVKEGTKKKKKKNKSKKKKEVPQQTDPPTIPIVDLFPSGDFPEGEIQQYKDDNLWRTTSEEKRELERLEKPIYNSVRRAAEVHRQVRKYIRSIVKPGMLMTDLCETLENTVRKLISENGLQAGIAFPTGCSLNWVAAHWTPNTGDKTVLQYDDVMKLDFGTHIDGCIVDCAFTVAFNPMFDPLLEASREATNTGIKESGIDVRLCDVGAAIQEVMESYEVEINGKVYQVKSIRNLNGHSIGRYQIHAGKSVPIVKGGEQTKMEEGEFFAIETFGSTGKGYVREDLECSHYMKNFDVGHVPLRLPRAKQLLATINNYFSTLAFCRRYLDRLGETKYLMALKNLCDTGIVQAYPPLCDSKGSYVSQFEHTILLRPTCKEVISRGEDY; from the exons ATGGCTGACGATAATCACACTGACGTTCCTGTCCCTGAAGATGGGGCTTCTGAACCCAGTAATGGGAATGAACAGGATTCTGTCGAACTTGCTCCGAAGTCACAAAAGGATGAAGATGATGTGAAAG AAGggacaaagaaaaagaagaagaaaaataaaagcaa GAAAAAGAAAGAGGTGCCTCAACAGACGGATCCACCAACTATTCCCATTGTTGATCTTTTCCCATCAGGGGATTTTCCAGAGGGTGAAATTCAACAGTACAAGGATGA TAACCTGTGGAGGACTACATCTGAGGAGAAGAGGGAGTTGGAGCGTCTTGAAAAGCCAATCTACAATTCTGTTCGACGAGCAGCTGAAGTTCATCGTCAG GTAAGAAAATACATAAGAAGCATAGTGAAGCCAGGGATGTTAATGACTGACCTGTGTGAGACATTAGAAAACACGGTTAGAAAGCTAATATCGGAGAATGGCTTGCAAGCAGGCATAGCATTTCCTACAGGATGTTCTTTGAACTG GGTTGCTGCTCATTGGACCCCTAACACCGGAGATAAGACTGTGCTTCAGTATGATGATGTAATGAAATTGGATTTTGGGACACATATTGATG GATGCATAGTTGATTGTGCATTTACAGTTGCATTCAATCCTATGTTTGATCCACTACTCGAAGCCTCACGTGAAGCAACTAACACTGGCATTAAG GAGTCTGGAATCGACGTACGACTTTGTGATGTTGGTGCTGCAATCCAGGAGGTTATGGAGTCTTATGAGGTTGAAATTAATGGAAAGGTGTATCAAG TCAAAAGCATTCGAAATTTGAATGGACATAGCATTGGTCGTTACCAGATCCATGCCGGTAAATCTGTTCCTATTGTGAAAGGAGGGGAGCAAACCAAAATGGAAGAGGGCGAATTCTTTGCAATTGAAACTTTTGGATCAACTG GGAAaggatatgttagagaagatcTTGAATGTAGTCATTACATGAAGAACTTTGATGTGGGCCATGTTCCACTGAGGTTGCCAAGAGCCAAGCAACTGTTGGCGACCATTAATAATTACTTCTCAACGTTGGCATTCTGTCGACGATATTTGGATCGCCTCGGGGAGACTAAGTATCTTATGGCATTAAAGAATTTGTGTGATACTGGCATTGTTCAG GCCTATCCTCCATTGTGTGATTCCAAGGGCAGCTATGTTTCTCAGTTTGAGCATACCATTTTACTGAGGCCAACCTGCAAAGAAGTGATTTCCAGAGGTGAAGATTATTAA